In Bacteroides coprosuis DSM 18011, the following are encoded in one genomic region:
- a CDS encoding hypothetical protein (KEGG: bfr:BF1070 hypothetical protein~SPTR: Putative uncharacterized protein;~IMG reference gene:2504108142): MLQINSIIMRKALLTIFFFSFLLISKANTPYPYSDSIRISLLTCSPGDEIYTLFGHTAIRVTVPHTNYDEVYNYGIFDFKSDHFIWRFALGHTDYQLGKVPFDYFMYEYDFYKRSVWEQELNLTIEEKSRLVDALELNYQPQNRIYRYNFLFDNCATRPLDQIIGALHEPLLLQDDSDKIYTFRSIIHKYTENFPWSQFGIDLCLGSDADKVMSIKDKTFIPIELMHILNHTNFDSKPIVKPIKELLKTPHKEETIAIIPTPTIIFSTLFFLFFLTSLLEYKKKKSYWVLDTFTFAIFGVVGCVLTFLALFSEHPTVSPNYLIILFHPLHLVLAPYIGYLEKKQKKVIYHYINLGVLTLFIVFFSLIPQNFDFAILPLAGCLWLRSLTNLLIHTKR, encoded by the coding sequence TTGCTACAAATTAATAGTATAATAATGAGAAAAGCACTCCTAACAATATTCTTTTTTAGCTTCTTACTCATTTCCAAAGCTAATACACCCTACCCCTACTCTGACTCAATCCGAATAAGCCTTCTGACTTGCAGTCCAGGTGATGAAATATATACACTATTTGGACACACTGCTATCAGAGTCACAGTTCCACATACTAATTATGATGAAGTATATAATTATGGCATCTTTGATTTTAAAAGTGATCACTTTATCTGGCGATTTGCTCTTGGACACACAGACTACCAATTAGGGAAAGTTCCTTTTGATTATTTTATGTATGAGTATGATTTCTATAAAAGGAGCGTTTGGGAGCAAGAACTAAATCTAACAATTGAAGAAAAAAGTCGATTAGTCGATGCACTTGAACTTAATTATCAACCTCAAAATAGGATTTACAGATATAATTTTTTATTTGACAATTGTGCAACTCGACCACTAGACCAAATTATTGGAGCACTACATGAACCCTTACTCCTCCAAGATGATTCTGACAAAATATATACATTTAGATCCATCATTCATAAGTACACCGAAAACTTTCCATGGAGTCAGTTTGGTATTGACCTCTGCCTTGGAAGTGATGCAGATAAAGTGATGTCCATCAAAGACAAAACCTTTATACCTATTGAACTAATGCATATATTGAATCACACAAATTTTGATTCTAAGCCAATCGTAAAACCTATAAAAGAGTTATTAAAAACGCCTCATAAAGAAGAAACAATAGCTATTATACCAACCCCTACAATCATATTTTCAACTTTGTTTTTTTTATTTTTCCTAACCTCTTTATTAGAGTATAAGAAAAAGAAAAGCTATTGGGTTTTGGATACTTTTACTTTTGCAATCTTCGGAGTCGTAGGATGTGTCCTTACTTTCTTAGCTCTATTTTCAGAGCACCCTACAGTAAGCCCTAATTATCTTATTATTTTATTTCATCCTCTTCATCTCGTTTTAGCTCCATATATTGGATATTTAGAGAAAAAACAGAAAAAAGTGATCTACCATTATATAAACTTAGGCGTTTTAACACTTTTTATAGTGTTTTTTAGCCTAATTCCTCAAAATTTCGACTTTGCGATATTACCTTTGGCAGGATGTTTGTGGTTAAGATCATTAACTAACCTATTAATACATACAAAAAGATGA
- a CDS encoding type I phosphodiesterase/nucleotide pyrophosphatase (InterPro IPR002591~KEGG: bfs:BF0984 putative alkaline phosphatase~PFAM: Type I phosphodiesterase/nucleotide pyrophosphatase/phosphate transferase~SPTR: Putative alkaline phosphatase;~IMG reference gene:2504108143~PFAM: Type I phosphodiesterase / nucleotide pyrophosphatase), translated as MRGLITSILTAIAITSLQAQSMKVEPKVVVGLNIDQLSTELIEAYWNLYREDGFKKLWKEGLVYKDTDFSLAKRDRSNTTATLNTGTTPSIHGIIANQWLDLSTMQPKSCIYDSAYMGNYTSLSSSAQNLLSSTITDELKLASHGKAIVYSIAPEADMAILSAGHGADAALWFNKETGKWCGSTYYSDFPWWASQYNEQNPIYYRENSLEWVPLLPIENYNQSLNGRKKSFRHSLTSNSNSEQYAKVPISPIINEEIVLLAEQLFRQSGVGEDDITDFIQLSFYGGNALGTSEAASLEIQDTYIRLDRSIAQILQIIDNKIGLKNAIFYVTSTGYVNGQTGNVLKEHRIPTGDFYLNRCSALLNLYLMAYYGEGQFVEAHHDLQIYLNHKLIEDKKLKIEDVQQRAANFLSQFSGVNEVYYAQDLLLGSWNPYKELERNSFHKKRSGDLVIEVLPGWQIINEKDVQSTVNYSAIQTPTIFLGAPFKAEVINTPISAEAIAPTIAQTIKIRAPNGSRSKAIDRIR; from the coding sequence ATGAGAGGACTCATTACTTCAATACTTACTGCAATTGCTATAACAAGCTTACAAGCTCAATCTATGAAAGTAGAGCCCAAGGTTGTTGTTGGTCTTAATATTGACCAATTAAGTACGGAGCTGATCGAGGCCTATTGGAATCTTTATAGAGAAGACGGATTTAAAAAATTGTGGAAAGAAGGATTGGTATATAAAGATACTGATTTCTCTCTAGCAAAAAGAGACCGCTCTAATACTACTGCAACATTAAATACGGGTACCACACCATCTATACATGGAATAATAGCTAATCAGTGGTTAGACTTATCCACCATGCAACCCAAAAGCTGTATCTATGATTCAGCTTATATGGGAAACTACACAAGCCTTAGTTCATCAGCTCAAAATCTATTGAGTTCAACAATTACAGACGAACTAAAACTAGCTTCTCACGGAAAGGCTATCGTATATTCTATAGCTCCAGAAGCTGACATGGCTATTCTATCTGCTGGGCATGGGGCAGATGCAGCTTTATGGTTTAATAAAGAAACAGGGAAATGGTGTGGCTCAACTTACTATTCAGACTTCCCTTGGTGGGCAAGCCAATATAATGAGCAAAATCCTATTTACTATAGAGAAAATAGTTTAGAATGGGTTCCTCTCCTACCTATAGAGAATTATAACCAATCTCTTAATGGACGTAAAAAAAGCTTTAGGCATAGCCTAACTAGTAATAGCAATAGTGAACAATATGCCAAAGTGCCAATAAGTCCGATAATTAACGAAGAAATTGTATTATTGGCAGAACAATTGTTTCGACAAAGCGGAGTAGGTGAAGATGACATTACCGACTTTATCCAATTATCTTTTTATGGAGGAAATGCATTAGGTACGAGTGAGGCAGCATCCCTTGAGATACAAGATACTTATATACGACTAGATAGAAGTATAGCACAAATATTACAAATAATTGATAATAAAATCGGTCTAAAGAATGCGATTTTTTATGTTACTTCTACAGGTTATGTCAATGGCCAAACAGGTAATGTTTTAAAAGAACATAGAATTCCTACTGGAGATTTTTATCTAAATAGATGTTCTGCACTCCTTAATCTCTACTTAATGGCCTACTATGGTGAAGGTCAGTTTGTAGAGGCACACCACGACTTACAAATTTATCTAAATCACAAGCTGATTGAAGATAAAAAATTAAAGATAGAAGATGTTCAGCAAAGAGCCGCCAATTTCCTATCTCAGTTTAGTGGTGTAAATGAGGTATATTACGCACAAGATTTATTATTAGGCTCTTGGAACCCATATAAAGAATTAGAACGTAATAGCTTTCATAAAAAAAGATCAGGAGATTTAGTAATTGAAGTACTTCCTGGCTGGCAAATAATCAATGAGAAAGACGTTCAATCTACCGTTAATTATTCTGCAATTCAAACTCCTACTATCTTTTTAGGAGCACCCTTTAAGGCAGAAGTAATTAATACTCCTATATCAGCTGAAGCAATAGCTCCAACCATTGCTCAAACCATTAAAATTAGAGCACCTAATGGCTCTAGATCGAAAGCTATCGATCGCATACGATAG
- a CDS encoding Protein translocase subunit secA (COGs: COG0653 Preprotein translocase subunit SecA (ATPase RNA helicase)~HAMAP: SecA protein~InterProIPR000185:IPR011115:IPR011130:IPR001650:IPR 011116:IPR004027~KEGG: bfr:BF1068 preprotein translocase subunit SecA~PFAM: SecA DEAD-like, N-terminal; SecA preprotein, cross-linking domain; Helicase, C-terminal; SecA Wing/Scaffold; SEC-C motif~SMART: SecA DEAD-like, N-terminal; SecA preprotein, cross-linking domain~SPTR: Putative uncharacterized protein;~TIGRFAM: SecA protein~IMG reference gene:2504108144~PFAM: SecA DEAD-like domain; SecA preprotein cross-linking domain; Helicase conserved C-terminal domain; SEC-C motif; SecA Wing and Scaffold domain~TIGRFAM: preprotein translocase, SecA subunit), protein MGFTDLLSKLFGNKSSRDMKDIKPWVEKVKAAYPDVQKLDNDSLRAKTIELKKYIKDCASEEQTKVDALKASIEDTPIEKREEIFNQIDKLEKEILEIYEKALDEVLPVAFSIVKDTARRFSENEEIVVTATEFDKTLAATKDFVRIDGDKAIYQNHWQAGGNEIVWDMIHYDVQLFGGVVLHKGKIAEMATGEGKTLVATLPVFLNALTGNGVHVVTVNDYLAKRDAEWMGPIYMFHGLSIDCIDKHQPNSEARRQAYLADITYGTNNEFGFDYLRDNMARSPQDLVQRQHNYGIVDEVDSVLIDEARTPLIISGPVPRGDEQLFDELKPLVERLVAAQKKLATAYLAEAKKLIESEDQAEQEQGFISLFRSHKSMPKNKALIKFLSEPGIKTGMLKVEEMFMEQNNKRMHEATDPLYFVIDEKLNSVDLTDKGIDLITGKSDDTKLFVLPDIAAQLSELENQSGLTEEEKLQKKDELMNNYAIKSERVHTINQLLKAYTMFEKDDQYIVVDGKVKIVDEQLGRIMEGRRYSDGLHQAIEAKEGVKVEAATQTFASITLQNYFRMYHKLSGMTGTAETEAGEFWDIYKLDVVVIPTNKPISRIDMNDRVYKTQREKYKAVIEEIEKLVADGRPVLVGTTAVDISEMLSRMLNMRNIPHNVLNAKLHQREADIVAQAGQKGTVTIATNMAGRGTDIKLSKEVKDLGGLAIIGTERHESRRVDRQLRGRAGRQGDPGSSIFFLSLEDNLMRLSLPERVTKMMDTLGFKEGEMIEHKMLSRSIEKAQKKVEENHFGSRKYLLEYDDVMNKQRNVIYTKRRHALMGERIGMDIVNMIWDRCDVAVQDNRDDYQNCKMEILRLFAMDIPFTEEQLKEGNINELVEITFNAAIDKFKEKSDTLSKIAFPVIKQVYENHGQMYENILIPITDGKRVYNISCNLKRAYDTECKAVVEAFEKAILLHFIDEAWMENLRELDDLRQSVRNASYEQKDPLLIYKLESVKLFDYMVDKINDKTITVLMRGQIPIQDPAEVQEAAPEPQKQAPQYREEKQDLSRPEGMDEAAAKDTREQPKNEPYVAPTKVGRNDPCPCGSGKKFKHCHGKNA, encoded by the coding sequence ATGGGATTTACTGACTTACTAAGTAAGCTTTTTGGAAACAAATCAAGCCGAGACATGAAGGATATCAAGCCTTGGGTTGAAAAAGTAAAAGCTGCTTATCCAGACGTTCAAAAGCTTGATAATGATAGCTTAAGAGCAAAAACTATTGAATTAAAGAAATACATTAAAGATTGTGCTAGCGAAGAGCAAACAAAAGTTGATGCTCTAAAAGCCTCAATTGAAGATACTCCGATTGAAAAAAGAGAAGAAATCTTTAATCAAATAGACAAACTTGAAAAAGAAATACTAGAAATCTACGAGAAGGCACTAGATGAAGTTTTGCCTGTTGCTTTTTCAATTGTAAAAGATACAGCCCGCCGTTTTTCAGAAAACGAAGAAATTGTTGTTACTGCTACTGAGTTTGATAAAACTCTAGCTGCAACCAAGGATTTCGTACGCATTGATGGAGATAAAGCAATTTATCAAAATCACTGGCAAGCTGGTGGTAATGAAATCGTATGGGATATGATTCATTATGATGTACAGCTATTTGGTGGTGTAGTTTTACACAAAGGCAAAATTGCAGAAATGGCAACAGGGGAAGGTAAAACTCTTGTAGCGACTCTCCCTGTATTCTTAAATGCTCTAACAGGAAATGGTGTTCATGTTGTCACCGTAAATGACTACCTAGCAAAACGTGATGCTGAATGGATGGGACCTATTTATATGTTCCATGGATTATCTATTGACTGCATCGACAAACACCAACCTAACTCTGAAGCTCGTAGACAAGCATACTTAGCAGACATCACTTATGGTACCAACAATGAGTTTGGCTTCGACTACTTGAGAGATAATATGGCACGTAGCCCTCAAGACTTGGTACAAAGACAACACAATTATGGTATAGTTGATGAGGTTGACTCTGTGCTTATTGATGAGGCTAGAACACCTCTTATTATATCTGGACCAGTACCAAGAGGAGATGAACAGCTATTTGATGAATTAAAACCTCTAGTGGAAAGACTAGTAGCTGCACAAAAAAAATTGGCTACAGCTTATTTAGCAGAAGCTAAAAAATTAATTGAATCAGAAGATCAAGCAGAGCAAGAACAAGGATTTATTTCCTTATTCCGTAGCCATAAATCAATGCCTAAAAACAAAGCTCTTATCAAATTTTTAAGTGAACCAGGTATAAAAACTGGTATGCTAAAAGTTGAAGAAATGTTTATGGAGCAGAATAACAAACGTATGCACGAGGCAACTGATCCTCTTTACTTTGTTATTGATGAAAAATTAAATAGTGTAGATCTTACCGATAAAGGTATCGACTTAATTACGGGTAAATCAGATGACACTAAATTATTCGTACTACCTGATATTGCTGCTCAATTATCTGAACTAGAAAATCAAAGTGGCTTAACTGAAGAAGAAAAACTTCAGAAGAAAGATGAATTGATGAATAATTATGCTATCAAATCTGAAAGAGTGCATACCATCAATCAGCTTCTTAAAGCGTATACTATGTTTGAGAAAGACGACCAGTACATTGTTGTTGATGGTAAAGTTAAGATTGTCGATGAGCAACTTGGTCGTATCATGGAAGGCCGTAGATACTCTGATGGTCTTCACCAAGCTATTGAAGCAAAAGAAGGAGTCAAAGTAGAAGCAGCAACTCAAACATTTGCTTCTATTACTCTTCAAAATTACTTCCGTATGTACCATAAGTTATCAGGTATGACTGGTACTGCTGAAACTGAAGCGGGTGAGTTCTGGGATATTTACAAATTAGATGTTGTAGTTATTCCTACAAATAAGCCTATTTCTCGTATTGACATGAACGACCGTGTTTATAAAACACAACGTGAAAAATATAAAGCTGTAATTGAAGAAATTGAAAAACTTGTTGCAGATGGGCGTCCAGTCTTAGTGGGTACTACAGCTGTAGATATTTCGGAGATGCTTAGTCGTATGTTGAATATGCGTAATATTCCACATAACGTATTAAATGCTAAACTACACCAAAGAGAAGCAGATATTGTTGCTCAAGCTGGACAAAAGGGCACAGTTACTATTGCAACAAATATGGCAGGTCGTGGTACCGATATTAAGCTTTCAAAAGAAGTAAAAGACTTAGGTGGTCTTGCAATTATTGGTACAGAGCGACACGAATCTCGTCGTGTCGATAGACAGCTAAGAGGTCGTGCAGGACGTCAGGGAGACCCAGGTTCTTCTATTTTCTTCCTTTCATTGGAAGATAACTTAATGCGTCTTTCTCTTCCTGAAAGAGTAACCAAAATGATGGATACTCTAGGCTTTAAAGAAGGAGAAATGATTGAGCACAAAATGCTCTCTCGCTCTATTGAAAAAGCTCAGAAGAAGGTTGAAGAAAACCACTTTGGTTCTCGTAAATATTTACTAGAATATGATGACGTTATGAATAAACAACGTAACGTAATCTATACAAAACGTCGCCATGCTTTAATGGGAGAACGTATTGGTATGGACATAGTAAATATGATTTGGGACCGTTGTGATGTTGCTGTACAAGACAATCGTGATGACTACCAAAACTGTAAAATGGAAATCCTACGCCTATTTGCTATGGATATACCTTTTACTGAAGAACAACTCAAAGAAGGTAACATTAATGAATTAGTTGAAATAACATTCAATGCTGCTATAGATAAATTCAAAGAAAAATCAGACACTCTTTCTAAGATTGCATTCCCTGTTATCAAACAAGTTTACGAAAACCACGGACAGATGTATGAAAACATTCTTATCCCTATTACGGACGGTAAGAGAGTATACAACATCTCATGCAACTTAAAAAGAGCTTATGACACAGAATGTAAAGCTGTTGTTGAAGCATTTGAAAAAGCAATTCTACTTCACTTCATCGATGAAGCTTGGATGGAGAACTTAAGAGAACTAGATGATCTAAGACAATCTGTACGTAATGCAAGTTACGAACAGAAAGATCCACTTCTTATTTACAAATTGGAGTCTGTTAAACTATTCGATTATATGGTCGATAAGATTAATGACAAAACAATCACTGTATTAATGAGAGGACAAATACCAATTCAAGATCCAGCTGAAGTACAAGAAGCTGCTCCAGAACCACAAAAGCAAGCTCCTCAATACAGAGAAGAGAAACAAGACTTATCAAGACCTGAAGGTATGGATGAAGCAGCAGCTAAAGATACTCGTGAACAACCTAAAAACGAGCCTTATGTTGCTCCAACTAAAGTAGGAAGAAATGATCCTTGTCCTTGTGGTAGCGGTAAGAAATTCAAACACTGCCATGGCAAGAATGCATAA
- a CDS encoding hypothetical protein (KEGG: bfr:BF1067 hypothetical protein~SPTR: Putative uncharacterized protein;~IMG reference gene:2504108145), which yields MKKHSFNFFTIFSIFLILSSCSVSSNYYSIDYMEPGKITFPKRITHIAVLNNIHPKDITHQSENLAFTKTTAEDIFNGMISALAETDYFKQITIADTIWAVPDSLILPTDTFKKMKDKIDADLIISLEAVNALDQNIEINYPNPATFYMESINPFIQIYNTEKDVAFIHGKKDTIDITDSFILQLTIPNKNKRKPEDYTLTAGYLIGRSIAKDLTPHWKTESRLSYTDEPPFALANKAVKNNDFDKALLECENIYNNNSKMVYRIKAAYNAAGYAEISDQIELAYEWIQKALTLAQEYYNIDMTSTTTKLKDSNDLYVNCLLYSKLLKQRFENKEILNQQMNRFVIEN from the coding sequence ATGAAAAAACATTCATTCAACTTTTTTACTATTTTCAGCATATTCCTAATACTCTCTTCTTGTAGTGTAAGCTCCAATTATTATAGTATTGACTATATGGAACCAGGGAAAATAACTTTTCCTAAAAGGATAACACATATAGCTGTTTTAAATAATATTCACCCCAAGGATATAACGCATCAATCTGAAAACCTAGCATTTACAAAAACTACAGCGGAAGATATTTTTAATGGTATGATTTCGGCACTCGCTGAAACTGATTATTTTAAACAGATTACTATAGCAGATACAATATGGGCTGTTCCAGATTCTCTCATTTTACCTACCGACACATTCAAAAAAATGAAAGATAAAATAGATGCCGATTTAATTATTTCATTAGAGGCGGTGAATGCTTTAGATCAAAATATAGAAATTAATTATCCAAACCCTGCTACTTTCTATATGGAATCCATTAATCCGTTTATTCAAATCTATAATACAGAGAAAGATGTAGCTTTTATTCATGGAAAAAAAGACACAATAGATATCACTGATTCTTTTATCCTACAACTAACTATACCCAATAAGAATAAAAGAAAGCCTGAAGATTATACATTAACTGCTGGATATTTAATTGGAAGATCCATAGCAAAAGATTTGACTCCACATTGGAAAACAGAAAGTAGACTTTCATACACAGACGAACCCCCATTTGCTTTAGCCAATAAGGCTGTAAAAAACAATGATTTTGATAAAGCCCTTTTAGAATGTGAGAATATTTATAACAACAACAGTAAAATGGTTTATCGCATTAAAGCTGCTTATAATGCGGCTGGTTATGCAGAAATATCCGATCAAATAGAATTAGCTTATGAATGGATTCAAAAGGCTCTGACACTAGCTCAAGAGTATTATAACATAGATATGACTTCTACAACAACAAAACTCAAAGATTCCAATGACCTATATGTCAATTGTCTTCTATATTCTAAACTTTTAAAACAGAGATTTGAGAATAAAGAGATATTAAATCAGCAAATGAATCGTTTTGTTATCGAAAATTAA
- a CDS encoding hypothetical protein (KEGG: bfr:BF1066 hypothetical protein~SPTR: Putative uncharacterized protein;~IMG reference gene:2504108146): MNLSSTSIATINESIKIAVKELQNRSEQPLVTDVYLQPNSDSGSLAIMDDDDQVLASTQVEEWINENNEDFYNDIAKELSNILQQGKDNGVFDKLDILKPYSFVLIDEEGEVIEDLLLIDEDLLIVNDELLKGLDQELDDFLQHLLED; the protein is encoded by the coding sequence ATGAATTTATCATCAACTTCTATAGCTACTATCAATGAGTCTATAAAAATTGCTGTAAAAGAGCTTCAAAATAGATCAGAACAACCACTAGTGACAGATGTTTATTTACAACCCAATTCAGATTCTGGTTCATTAGCTATTATGGATGATGATGATCAAGTATTAGCAAGTACTCAAGTAGAGGAATGGATTAACGAAAACAATGAAGACTTTTACAATGATATTGCTAAAGAATTAAGCAATATTCTTCAACAAGGAAAAGATAATGGAGTTTTCGATAAACTAGATATTCTAAAACCTTATTCATTTGTACTAATAGATGAAGAAGGTGAAGTTATAGAAGATCTATTATTAATTGATGAAGATTTACTTATTGTTAATGATGAGCTACTAAAAGGCCTAGATCAAGAACTAGATGACTTTCTTCAACACTTACTAGAAGATTAA